AGTAATCGCTCTTGCAGGTGTCCGTGCTGAAGTTGATCGTGCCGGCGTGAGCTGTCGCGGCGGACAACGCAAGGGCGACGGCAAGGCTTCCGGCAATCGGCGAATGACGCATGATCCTGCTCCCTGGGAGATGACACCGGCTTGGATGCGCTCGGCTTGCCTTTGGTTTAAACCCCATCGGCATCCCACGCATGGGCCTGAGGTCACGGCGTGACCTTTGGCAGGGTCAGGAGGCGATGCCTCGTTCGCGGGCATATTCGGAGAGGCGGCTGTCGTGATCGAGGCCGAGTTTACGCATCGCGTCGCGCTTCTGCCGGCTTACCGTCTTGACGCTACGACTGAGGCGTTCGGCAATCTGCGTGATCGACATGCCCCCGACGTACAGCCGGACCACCTCCATCTCGCGCGCGGAAAGCCGCGATGCATCGCAAGGCGCCTGGACACCGGCGACGTCGAACTGGCGACGAATGGTGTCGCTGAGGTAGGGCCTTCCGACGGCGGCCTGCCTGACCGCTACCGCGACCTCTTTCAGCGGTGCCCGCTTGTCGCATAGGCCGAGTGCGCCCCGCGCTCGCATGGCCTGGAGCACCGCGGCATTGTTGACCATGGTGAGCACGACCACCGGAAGCCGGGGATAGCGACGACGCATCAGGTCGATCA
This DNA window, taken from Luteibacter sp. 9135, encodes the following:
- a CDS encoding response regulator yields the protein MVLRTIIADDHPVVLMGTRAALEATGDIEVVGEAANGDHLLDLLTTRPCDVVVTDFSMPGGRHGDGLALIDLMRRRYPRLPVVVLTMVNNAAVLQAMRARGALGLCDKRAPLKEVAVAVRQAAVGRPYLSDTIRRQFDVAGVQAPCDASRLSAREMEVVRLYVGGMSITQIAERLSRSVKTVSRQKRDAMRKLGLDHDSRLSEYARERGIAS